In Janibacter cremeus, a genomic segment contains:
- the panD gene encoding aspartate 1-decarboxylase: MQRYMLHSKIHRATVTQADLHYVGSLTIDLDLMDAADMLPGQQVDIVDVDNGNRLTTYAIEGERGSGIICINGAAARLVQPGDTIIIIAYASMDDHEARTFEPQVVFVDEDNRIVQQYHDAGDVPEGYGLMTSAVTHREHPGGGTAGA; the protein is encoded by the coding sequence GTGCAGCGCTACATGCTCCACAGCAAGATCCACCGGGCCACGGTCACCCAGGCAGATCTGCACTACGTCGGGTCGCTGACGATCGACCTCGACCTCATGGACGCCGCGGACATGCTCCCCGGCCAGCAGGTCGACATCGTCGACGTCGACAACGGCAACCGGTTGACCACGTACGCCATCGAGGGCGAGCGCGGCTCCGGGATCATCTGCATCAACGGTGCCGCAGCGCGTCTGGTGCAGCCCGGCGACACGATCATCATCATCGCCTACGCGTCCATGGACGACCACGAGGCACGGACCTTCGAGCCGCAGGTCGTCTTCGTCGACGAGGACAACCGGATCGTGCAGCAGTACCACGACGCCGGTGACGTGCCCGAGGGATACGGCCTGATGACCTCGGCGGTCACCCACCGCGAGCACCCGGGTGGCGGAACGGCCGGTGCCTGA
- a CDS encoding L-aspartate oxidase, which translates to MPDPAGAAAVVLPRFLSSPPPGWTAQADVLVVGSGIAGLTCALRLREHVDRVLLVTKTELSAGSTTWAQGGIAAALAPEDSPQEHLDDTLVAGGGLCDESAVEVLVTEGPARVRELISLGARFDTDESGAITLTREGGHHRDRIAHAGGDATGAEISRALIAQLEVVRADPGIEIIENALVVDLLTSAEGSVCGATVHVIGEGEIDGVGAARARAVVLATGGLGQIYSSTTNPPVTTGDGMAAALRAGAALADLEFVQFHPTVMHLGPGASGQQPLVSEAVRGEGAVLVDSTGEAFMADVHPMADLAPRDVVARAILARMEVTGTDHVFLDARALGGEFLQRRFPTIVARCRELGIDPVTEPIPVAPAQHYASGGVRTDLRGRTNLPGLYACGEVSCTGVHGANRLASNSLLEGLVFAHRIAEDLVARLAGGELPLVDASDEGSTSLLDAGHRDALQAMMTKGVGPLRSGESTSSVLASLHELAGTLSDAEPGPRSWEGTNLLHLGQALATAAHLREETRGGHVRRDHPDSDDEDWSAHLVHVRDPDDGELVVIKLDVDPTRPMPRSSS; encoded by the coding sequence GTGCCTGACCCGGCGGGGGCGGCTGCGGTCGTCCTGCCGCGCTTCCTCTCCTCCCCACCGCCCGGGTGGACGGCGCAGGCCGACGTCCTCGTCGTCGGCTCCGGCATCGCCGGCCTGACCTGCGCCCTGCGACTGCGCGAGCACGTCGACCGGGTTCTGCTGGTGACCAAGACCGAGCTGTCCGCCGGGTCGACCACATGGGCCCAGGGTGGGATCGCCGCGGCACTCGCCCCCGAGGACTCACCGCAGGAGCACCTCGACGACACCCTCGTCGCCGGCGGAGGCCTGTGCGACGAGTCGGCCGTCGAGGTGCTTGTCACCGAGGGGCCGGCGCGGGTGCGCGAACTCATCTCCCTCGGGGCGCGCTTCGACACCGACGAGTCCGGCGCGATCACCCTGACCCGAGAGGGCGGCCACCACCGCGACCGCATCGCCCACGCCGGTGGCGACGCCACCGGCGCCGAGATCTCCCGCGCACTCATCGCACAGCTGGAGGTCGTGCGTGCCGATCCCGGCATCGAGATCATCGAGAACGCCCTCGTCGTCGACCTGCTCACCTCCGCCGAGGGCAGCGTGTGCGGCGCGACTGTGCACGTCATCGGCGAGGGAGAGATCGACGGCGTCGGGGCGGCCCGCGCCCGGGCCGTCGTGCTCGCGACCGGAGGTCTGGGCCAGATCTATTCCTCGACGACCAACCCTCCCGTGACCACTGGCGACGGCATGGCGGCCGCGTTGCGGGCAGGGGCTGCGCTCGCGGACCTGGAGTTCGTGCAGTTCCATCCGACCGTGATGCACCTCGGGCCCGGGGCCAGCGGGCAGCAGCCACTGGTCTCCGAGGCGGTGCGTGGCGAGGGCGCGGTGCTCGTCGACTCCACCGGCGAGGCCTTCATGGCCGACGTGCACCCGATGGCCGATCTCGCGCCCCGTGACGTCGTCGCCCGCGCGATCCTGGCCCGGATGGAGGTGACCGGCACCGACCACGTGTTCCTCGACGCCCGGGCGCTGGGGGGCGAGTTCCTTCAGCGGCGCTTCCCGACCATCGTCGCCCGGTGCCGCGAGCTGGGGATCGATCCGGTCACCGAGCCCATCCCCGTTGCCCCGGCGCAGCACTACGCCTCCGGTGGCGTGCGCACCGACCTGCGCGGGCGCACCAACCTGCCGGGCCTCTACGCCTGCGGCGAGGTCTCCTGCACCGGCGTGCACGGCGCCAACCGGCTCGCGAGCAACTCGCTCCTGGAGGGACTGGTCTTCGCCCACCGCATCGCCGAGGACCTCGTGGCGCGGCTGGCCGGGGGCGAGCTGCCCCTCGTCGACGCATCCGACGAGGGGAGCACCAGCCTGCTCGACGCCGGTCACCGTGATGCCCTGCAGGCGATGATGACGAAGGGGGTGGGCCCCCTTCGCTCCGGTGAGTCCACGTCCTCGGTGCTGGCCTCCTTGCACGAGCTGGCCGGGACCTTGTCCGACGCCGAGCCGGGACCGCGCAGCTGGGAGGGCACCAACCTGCTCCACCTCGGGCAGGCGTTGGCCACCGCCGCGCACCTGCGCGAGGAGACGCGCGGGGGCCACGTGCGTCGTGACCACCCGGACAGCGACGACGAGGACTGGTCCGCCCACCTCGTCCACGTGCGCGACCCGGACGACGGCGAACTGGTCGTCATCAAGCTCGACGTCGATCCGACCCGGCCGATGCCGCGCAGTAGTTCCTGA
- the nadC gene encoding carboxylating nicotinate-nucleotide diphosphorylase: MASEKDPSTSYFPLGAARRLVGTALTEDLGPDGLDVTSSATIPADQTATGHVVAREPGVLAGAPIIAPVLDGVASMTGGTPPSLEVRIADGTRLEAGDVIAVLHGPVRQVLMAERMMLNILSRLSGVASHTRRWADALAGTRCTVLDTRKTTPGLRELEKYAVRAGGGTNKRMGLFDVAMVKDNHVVAAGGVAAAYAAIRTRHPDVAIEVEVESTQQALEALEAGARFLMCDNMSIDLLRATVAAARSWVAERGEGVEIEATGGLTLDVAAAYAATGIDYMSVGGLTHSSPIIDLALDLD, encoded by the coding sequence ATCGCGTCAGAGAAGGATCCGTCCACGAGCTACTTCCCACTCGGGGCAGCGCGGCGTCTCGTAGGCACCGCCCTGACCGAGGACCTCGGCCCCGACGGTCTCGACGTCACGAGCTCCGCGACGATCCCCGCCGACCAGACGGCGACCGGTCACGTCGTCGCCCGCGAGCCCGGCGTCCTCGCCGGCGCGCCGATCATCGCCCCCGTCCTCGACGGCGTGGCCTCGATGACGGGAGGGACGCCCCCTTCGCTCGAGGTGCGGATCGCCGACGGAACCCGACTGGAAGCCGGTGACGTCATCGCGGTCCTTCACGGTCCCGTCCGGCAGGTGCTCATGGCCGAGCGCATGATGCTCAACATCCTCTCTCGCCTGTCCGGCGTCGCCTCGCACACCCGCCGCTGGGCCGATGCCCTCGCCGGGACCCGATGCACGGTGCTCGACACCCGCAAGACGACGCCGGGCCTGCGCGAGCTGGAGAAGTACGCCGTGCGAGCCGGAGGAGGCACCAACAAGCGAATGGGTCTCTTCGACGTGGCGATGGTCAAGGACAACCACGTCGTTGCCGCCGGGGGAGTGGCTGCCGCCTACGCCGCGATCCGGACGCGCCATCCCGATGTCGCGATCGAGGTGGAGGTCGAGTCGACCCAGCAGGCACTGGAGGCGCTCGAGGCCGGGGCGCGATTCCTCATGTGCGACAACATGTCCATCGACCTGCTGCGCGCGACGGTCGCCGCCGCCCGGTCCTGGGTCGCCGAGCGAGGTGAGGGCGTCGAGATCGAGGCGACCGGTGGACTGACCCTCGACGTCGCCGCCGCGTACGCAGCGACCGGGATCGACTACATGAGCGTCGGCGGGCTCACCCACTCCTCGCCGATCATCGACCTCGCGCTCGATCTGGACTGA
- a CDS encoding ATP-binding cassette domain-containing protein has protein sequence MLTVRGLTKAFGGRTVLAGLDLEVGASEVVALVGPNGIGKSTALRCILGGESTDAGEVLLGGRRLDTRVPQTRREVCAVLGDFGVLPELTVAEHLDILARGHGAGAPSAVVVAALEEARIDHVADQVPSTLSSGQAQRFALATAMVRPWELLIADEPEQRLDDAGREWLGDWLAEQAASDRAVLVACHDPEVVRRSGASVVHLDSHD, from the coding sequence GTGCTGACGGTACGGGGACTGACCAAGGCCTTCGGCGGGCGGACCGTCCTCGCTGGACTCGACCTCGAGGTCGGCGCGAGTGAGGTCGTGGCTCTCGTCGGGCCGAACGGCATCGGTAAGTCCACGGCACTGCGGTGCATCCTCGGCGGAGAGAGCACGGACGCGGGGGAGGTCCTTCTCGGTGGGCGCCGGCTGGACACCCGGGTGCCGCAGACCCGACGGGAGGTGTGCGCCGTCCTCGGTGACTTCGGCGTGCTGCCCGAGCTGACCGTCGCCGAGCACCTCGACATCCTCGCCCGCGGACACGGTGCCGGTGCGCCGTCAGCGGTGGTGGTGGCGGCGCTCGAGGAGGCACGCATCGACCACGTCGCCGACCAGGTGCCCAGCACGCTCTCCTCGGGTCAGGCACAGCGCTTCGCGCTCGCGACCGCGATGGTCCGGCCGTGGGAGCTGCTCATCGCCGACGAACCGGAGCAGCGTCTCGACGACGCCGGCCGGGAGTGGTTGGGGGACTGGCTGGCAGAGCAGGCCGCGTCCGACCGGGCCGTACTCGTGGCCTGCCACGACCCGGAAGTGGTGCGGCGCAGCGGTGCCAGCGTCGTCCATCTCGATTCACATGACTGA